A DNA window from Dethiosulfovibrio faecalis contains the following coding sequences:
- a CDS encoding glycosyltransferase family 10 domain-containing protein — MNLAIVMPSIYGQNRAFDPDSPLNRDDCLAHLRRLRERLKGMGVSLSTYDMVSPEDTWGYLFLDYQGKFMKELDRRGYGGHRYLAIFESEVIIRDNWDREKHRSFDAVFTWNRNVFSKQDGGPRYIPYMWPNDLTPPVEVPSKKDRQKLCVLMAGNKWSSDRRELYSSRRDTIRWFEKHHPDELDLYGPGWNSTPLKKVAETVKTIGRKLRGRPIGPIGDLWEKFSCYRGIASSKRETLPNYGFSICYENAQGIPGYITEKIFDCFLSGIVPVYMGWEGVQEVIPSECYVDRRAYGSHEELYRYLVSMSEDEYRGYLEGASTFLTGPLSNRFSLDAFADAIIEGIEPDLAKEGDKP; from the coding sequence TTGAATCTCGCCATAGTCATGCCGTCGATCTACGGCCAAAACAGGGCCTTCGACCCCGACAGCCCCTTAAACAGGGACGATTGTCTTGCCCACCTTCGCCGTCTCAGGGAGAGGCTTAAGGGCATGGGTGTATCCCTATCCACCTACGACATGGTATCCCCTGAGGACACCTGGGGATACCTCTTTCTGGACTACCAGGGTAAGTTCATGAAAGAGCTGGATCGCCGGGGCTATGGAGGACACAGATATCTGGCCATATTCGAGTCGGAAGTCATAATAAGGGATAACTGGGACAGGGAAAAACACCGGTCCTTCGATGCCGTATTCACCTGGAACCGTAATGTCTTTTCAAAGCAGGATGGTGGTCCAAGGTATATACCCTACATGTGGCCCAACGACCTGACTCCACCTGTGGAGGTGCCCTCAAAAAAAGACAGGCAAAAGCTCTGTGTCCTCATGGCGGGGAATAAATGGAGCTCAGACCGGAGGGAGCTATACTCGAGCAGAAGGGATACCATCCGGTGGTTTGAAAAGCACCACCCTGATGAACTGGACCTATACGGCCCTGGCTGGAACTCCACCCCTCTAAAGAAGGTTGCCGAAACGGTAAAGACCATAGGTCGAAAGCTGCGGGGACGGCCCATCGGTCCTATAGGGGACCTATGGGAGAAATTCTCCTGCTATCGTGGGATAGCCTCCTCCAAGAGAGAAACCCTGCCGAACTACGGCTTCTCCATATGCTACGAAAACGCCCAGGGCATACCGGGCTACATCACCGAGAAGATCTTCGACTGTTTCCTCTCAGGCATAGTTCCTGTGTACATGGGGTGGGAGGGCGTTCAGGAGGTCATACCGTCTGAGTGTTACGTGGACAGGAGGGCCTACGGCTCTCACGAGGAGCTTTATCGATACCTTGTCTCCATGTCGGAGGACGAATACCGAGGCTACTTAGAAGGGGCGTCGACCTTCCTCACAGGGCCACTATCGAACCGTTTCAGCCTAGACGCCTTTGCCGACGCCATCATAGAGGGCATAGAGCCGGACTTAGCTAAAGAGGGGGACAAACCATGA
- a CDS encoding glycosyltransferase → MDETRRPKITTLLLSYDYGLPERGPSLERGRFFPAICDFADVTPFWLEENGYPEDLEGLQGRIVDFVEKEHPDVVFTITMRDEILCQTLDRLKELSFVVNWFCDDQWRFDDYSSKRAPHLSGAMTVDLYSLPKYRERAIPAVWVPWGIRDFAEESSLHDVKYDFDVSFIGGADRNRRWWIKRIEALTGSPVACFGSGWKGGRVSDQDVMDIMLKSRINLNLSNSRNNDIRFVLSSPVNALRYLRSGKNQEQVKARNIEIPAFGGFELSCYAPGIERYFSIGDEIDLFTSPEEAAVKISYYLLDEKRRESMKLKAYRRAKRDYHLGAVILEGLKNLGVSF, encoded by the coding sequence ATGGACGAAACTAGGAGGCCTAAAATAACGACGTTACTCCTGTCCTACGACTACGGCCTTCCCGAAAGGGGCCCGTCCTTGGAGAGAGGGCGTTTCTTTCCCGCTATATGCGACTTCGCCGACGTAACTCCCTTTTGGCTGGAGGAGAACGGCTACCCCGAGGACCTGGAGGGCCTCCAAGGCAGAATAGTGGATTTCGTCGAAAAAGAGCATCCTGACGTGGTCTTCACCATAACCATGAGGGACGAGATTCTCTGTCAGACCTTGGATAGGCTTAAAGAGCTGTCCTTCGTGGTCAACTGGTTCTGCGATGACCAGTGGAGGTTTGATGACTACTCCTCGAAAAGGGCTCCTCACCTGTCCGGAGCCATGACCGTGGACCTCTACTCCCTGCCTAAATACAGGGAAAGGGCCATACCTGCGGTCTGGGTCCCCTGGGGTATAAGGGACTTTGCGGAAGAATCGTCCTTGCATGATGTAAAGTACGACTTTGACGTCTCCTTCATAGGAGGAGCGGACAGAAACCGTAGGTGGTGGATAAAGAGGATAGAGGCTCTCACCGGATCCCCTGTGGCCTGCTTCGGATCGGGCTGGAAAGGTGGCAGGGTCTCTGACCAGGACGTGATGGACATCATGCTTAAATCCAGGATAAACCTCAACCTCTCAAACAGCAGGAACAACGACATTCGTTTCGTCCTCTCCTCTCCGGTGAACGCCCTAAGATACCTCCGGTCCGGCAAAAACCAAGAGCAGGTAAAGGCCAGAAACATAGAGATTCCGGCCTTCGGAGGATTTGAGCTGTCCTGCTACGCCCCAGGGATTGAGAGATACTTCTCCATAGGAGACGAAATAGACCTGTTCACCTCGCCGGAGGAAGCTGCGGTGAAAATATCCTACTATCTTCTCGATGAAAAGCGGAGGGAGTCCATGAAGCTAAAGGCTTACCGCAGGGCAAAAAGGGACTACCATCTTGGGGCGGTCATACTGGAAGGACTTAAAAACCTGGGGGTGTCGTTTTGA